One Nerophis ophidion isolate RoL-2023_Sa linkage group LG06, RoL_Noph_v1.0, whole genome shotgun sequence genomic region harbors:
- the LOC133554276 gene encoding major histocompatibility complex class I-related gene protein-like isoform X10, protein MNLFILSMLIVQIHRIVAVTHSLQYFHTASSQVTNFPDYVVVAYIDDVEIGHYDSNTRKAEAKQEWMNRFTTVDPEHFLWQTDLGIRSEVKDKEDLESLQKSFNHTEGLHIYQKMKGCEWNDETDETKSWRQSSYDGEDFLALDTKTWTWTAAKPQAVPMKHTLDHDQDFMAYLKFYHTEICVHNLKEYVNFGRDVLMRTDLPKVFLLQKTPSSPVSCFATGFYPSSATLFWKKDGKDLHENVVHGEVLPNPDGTFQMTVDLKVEVTAEVEGKYECVFQLSGVKEDLVTKLERRSILSNASDEDNVRVIVGTTLAVFIAVILAIIVIVVVAIRHKNKKADDDGT, encoded by the exons ATGAACTTATTTATTTTATCAATGCTGATTGTGCAAATACACCGTATAGTGGCTG tgACTCACTCGCTCCAGTATTTCCACACTGCGTCCTCTCAAGTTACAAACTTCCCAGATTATGTGGTCGTGGCTTATATTGATGACGTTGAGATCGGTCACTATGACAGCAACACAAGGAAAGCAGAAGCCAAACAAGAATGGATGAACCGATTTACAACGGTGGATCCAGAGCACTTTTTGTGGCAGACAGATTTAGGTATTCGCAGTGAAGTGAAGGACAAAGAGGACTTGGAAAGTTTACAGAAGAGCTTCAACCACACTGAAG GTCTTCACATTTACCAGAAGATGAAAGGCTGTGAATGGAATGATGAAACTGATGAAACCAAGAGTTGGAGACAGTCCagttatgatggagaagatttTTTAGCATTAGATACCAAGACATGGACATGGACTGCAGCAAAACCACAAGCCGTCCCCATGAAACACACGTTGGACCATGACCAAGATTTTATGGCGTACTTAAAGTTTTACCACACTGAGATCTGCGTTCATAACTTGAAGGAGTATGTGAACTTTGGTAGAGACGTACTAATGAGAACAG ACCTTCCAAAAGTGTTTCTCCTCCAGAAGACAccgtcctctccggtcagctgcttcgcgacaggtttctaccccaGCAGTGCAACACTGTTTTGGAAGAAAGACGGCAAGGATCTCCACGAGAACGTGGTGCACGGAGAAGTCCTACCAAACCCCGATGGAACCTTCCAGATGACGGTGGAtctgaaagtggaggtgacggccgaagtggagggcaagtacgaatgtgtgtttcagctgtcTGGTGTCAAAGAGGacttggtcaccaagctggagagaagaagcattCTGAGCAACGCAAGCGATGAAG ACAACGTGAGGGTCATCGTCGGCACCACGTTGGCGGTCTTCATTGCCGTGATCCTCGCTATCATTGTCATTGTCGTAGTTGCCATACGTCACAAGAACAAAAAAG